Proteins from a single region of Gordonia hongkongensis:
- a CDS encoding phosphotransferase family protein: protein MATEPAVEQIDHLQRSSRDNASVPETLARWLSEQDDTSDVVPEVTVAASGDSNGMSSETIPVSVSWPGEPTRHWVMRMAPSNTDVPVFRSYRMDHQYETMRLVARLSDVPVPVVHHLEPTGSLLGAPFLLMDRCEGEVPPDVMPYTFGDNWFGDAAEYDRRRAQESAVGVIAALHSIPDAARHFDFLADDLPAGDTPLARLLAWLRDWYDFSVEGIGRSPLVERALAWLADNFPDDATNAEPVLSWGDSRIGNMMFVDFTPTAVLDWEMARTGPRELDIAWVIFAHRVFQELATMAGLPGLPDLLRENDVRDTYRELTGVELGDLRWFYVHAAVQWCCVFMRTGARRVHFGELERPDDVDGTLFYHRPLLERLLEED from the coding sequence ATGGCCACCGAGCCAGCCGTCGAGCAGATCGACCATCTGCAACGTTCCAGCCGCGACAACGCCTCGGTCCCCGAGACGCTCGCGCGCTGGCTGTCCGAGCAGGACGACACATCCGATGTCGTACCGGAGGTCACGGTCGCAGCCTCCGGAGACAGCAACGGCATGTCGTCGGAGACGATCCCCGTCTCCGTGTCGTGGCCCGGCGAGCCCACCCGGCACTGGGTGATGCGGATGGCGCCGTCGAACACCGACGTCCCCGTGTTCCGTTCCTATCGAATGGATCACCAGTACGAGACGATGCGCTTGGTCGCCCGGCTCAGCGACGTCCCGGTCCCGGTAGTGCACCACCTCGAGCCGACCGGCTCGCTGCTGGGAGCCCCGTTCTTACTCATGGACCGGTGCGAGGGCGAAGTCCCACCCGATGTCATGCCGTACACGTTCGGCGACAACTGGTTCGGGGACGCCGCCGAGTACGATCGCCGGCGGGCCCAGGAGTCCGCGGTCGGCGTGATCGCCGCCCTGCACTCGATCCCCGACGCGGCCCGGCACTTCGACTTCCTCGCCGACGACCTGCCCGCCGGTGACACCCCCCTTGCTCGTCTGCTCGCCTGGTTGCGGGACTGGTACGACTTCTCGGTCGAGGGGATCGGGCGCTCTCCTCTCGTCGAGCGGGCGCTCGCCTGGCTCGCGGACAACTTCCCCGACGATGCCACGAACGCCGAACCGGTGCTGTCCTGGGGAGATTCGCGCATCGGGAACATGATGTTCGTCGACTTCACCCCGACGGCGGTGCTCGACTGGGAGATGGCGCGCACCGGTCCCCGCGAACTGGACATCGCCTGGGTGATATTCGCACACCGGGTCTTCCAGGAGCTCGCGACGATGGCCGGCCTTCCCGGGCTGCCGGACCTGCTCCGCGAGAACGACGTCCGCGACACCTACCGCGAACTCACCGGAGTCGAGTTGGGCGACCTGCGCTGGTTCTACGTCCATGCCGCGGTCCAGTGGTGCTGTGTCTTCATGCGGACCGGCGCCCGCCGCGTGCACTTCGGCGAACTCGAACGTCCCGACGACGTCGACGGCACCCTGTTCTACCACCGACCACTGCTCGAACGACTCCTCGAGGAGGACTGA
- a CDS encoding response regulator transcription factor, which translates to MSRVLIAEDDARIASFIGNGLRAAGYSTEHVSDGLSALEAVRSGGFDMVVLDIGLPAMDGFDVLYSMRGEGITTPVVVLTARDSVSDTVNGLEGGANDYMTKPFQFAELLARIRLRLVDDSAVASENLLSAGDLRLDLKSRRARVGAETFDLTAREFALLEVFLRHPDQVLSREQILGHVWGYDFDPASNVVDVYVRALRNKIGSHRLETVRGMGYRLRASN; encoded by the coding sequence ATGAGCCGGGTTCTGATCGCCGAGGACGACGCGCGGATCGCCTCGTTCATCGGCAACGGACTGCGTGCGGCCGGGTACAGCACCGAGCACGTGTCCGACGGCTTGTCGGCGCTCGAGGCCGTGCGCAGCGGCGGTTTCGACATGGTCGTCCTCGACATCGGTCTCCCGGCGATGGATGGCTTCGATGTCCTGTATTCCATGCGCGGCGAGGGGATCACGACGCCGGTCGTGGTACTCACCGCCCGGGACAGCGTGAGCGACACGGTGAACGGCCTCGAGGGCGGTGCCAACGACTACATGACCAAGCCCTTCCAGTTCGCCGAACTGCTCGCCCGCATCCGGCTACGACTCGTCGACGACTCGGCCGTCGCGTCGGAGAACCTGTTGTCCGCCGGGGATCTTCGGTTGGATCTGAAGTCCAGGCGCGCCCGGGTGGGTGCGGAGACGTTCGACCTCACCGCGCGCGAGTTCGCACTACTGGAGGTGTTCCTGCGTCACCCCGATCAGGTGCTCTCGCGCGAACAGATCCTCGGCCACGTCTGGGGTTACGACTTCGACCCGGCGTCGAATGTGGTCGACGTCTACGTGCGCGCCCTGCGGAACAAGATCGGTTCTCACCGATTGGAGACGGTGCGCGGCATGGGGTATCGGCTACGCGCGTCGAACTAG
- a CDS encoding sensor histidine kinase, with protein sequence MTARTTDDATARPAESAGVRQRPALSARWRITAWIMLTTFLLLVVVFVVTRNLLLRDVDTRVNNYVAQEASEFRTFASEGVDPTTTEPFTSVSRLLEVFLSRQSAGEGEVMAGVVGDTEILELPGNAWPAPGEGRRVLDELRAQSGAAGVLMTAHGEIRWGKVDLTPVGGGSADPASGASQPGTFIVGIYTDPGRELVDRTMRVLAIVGLAGMIVTTGVAYLVAGRILAPVRSVRMVAAEISENDLTARVPVIGRDDVAALAQTFNAMLDRIEDAYTTQRQFVDDAGHELRTPITVVRGHLELLPDDPEERRKTLDLVDSELGRMGRIVGDLLVLAKSEQPDFVVARPTDAAQLMLDIESKVQPLGDRQWLLMEVAEGPCVVDHDRITQAMLQYASNAVRHTHAGSVIQLGSRFAGVGAQRHLSIWITDDGPGVEQEDAARIFERFQRGQSASAPQHAAGAGLGLAIVRAIADAHHGIAWVRSIPGHGATFGIDVPVPDTTPYTDAAPSVPAEGERR encoded by the coding sequence ATGACGGCCAGGACGACTGACGACGCGACAGCGAGACCAGCCGAGAGTGCGGGTGTGCGTCAGCGCCCCGCGCTCTCGGCGCGTTGGCGCATCACGGCCTGGATCATGCTCACCACGTTCCTGCTGCTGGTGGTGGTGTTCGTGGTGACGCGCAACCTGTTGCTCCGTGACGTCGACACCCGGGTGAACAACTACGTCGCGCAGGAGGCGAGCGAGTTCCGGACGTTCGCGTCCGAGGGGGTCGATCCGACGACGACGGAACCGTTCACCTCGGTGTCGCGACTGCTCGAGGTGTTCCTGTCGCGGCAGTCGGCCGGTGAGGGCGAGGTCATGGCCGGCGTCGTCGGCGACACCGAGATCCTCGAACTGCCGGGCAACGCCTGGCCGGCCCCGGGCGAGGGGCGTCGCGTCCTCGACGAACTGCGGGCGCAGAGCGGGGCGGCCGGGGTCTTGATGACCGCACACGGTGAGATCCGCTGGGGCAAGGTGGATCTGACGCCCGTCGGTGGCGGCTCGGCCGACCCGGCGTCGGGCGCGTCGCAGCCGGGAACCTTCATCGTCGGCATCTACACCGACCCGGGCCGGGAACTGGTCGACCGCACGATGCGGGTGCTGGCGATCGTCGGCCTGGCCGGGATGATCGTCACCACCGGCGTGGCGTATCTGGTCGCGGGCCGGATCCTGGCGCCGGTCCGCAGTGTGCGGATGGTCGCCGCGGAGATCAGCGAGAACGACCTCACCGCACGGGTCCCGGTCATCGGACGCGATGACGTGGCCGCGCTGGCCCAGACCTTCAACGCGATGCTGGACCGTATCGAGGATGCCTACACGACGCAGCGGCAGTTCGTCGACGACGCCGGACATGAACTGCGGACCCCGATCACGGTCGTGCGCGGCCATCTCGAGTTGCTGCCCGACGATCCGGAGGAGAGGCGCAAGACCCTCGATCTCGTGGACAGCGAGCTGGGGCGGATGGGCCGCATCGTCGGCGATCTGCTCGTGCTGGCGAAGTCGGAGCAACCCGACTTCGTGGTGGCCAGGCCGACCGACGCGGCTCAGCTGATGCTCGACATCGAGTCCAAGGTGCAACCGCTCGGTGACCGGCAGTGGTTGCTCATGGAGGTCGCCGAGGGCCCGTGCGTGGTGGATCACGACCGGATCACCCAGGCGATGCTGCAGTACGCCTCCAACGCGGTTCGGCACACCCATGCCGGTTCCGTCATCCAGCTGGGCTCACGCTTCGCCGGCGTCGGAGCGCAGCGACACCTGTCGATCTGGATCACCGACGACGGTCCGGGGGTCGAGCAGGAGGACGCGGCGCGGATCTTCGAGCGGTTCCAGCGCGGGCAGTCGGCGTCGGCGCCTCAGCACGCGGCCGGCGCCGGGCTGGGACTGGCGATCGTGCGGGCCATCGCCGACGCCCATCACGGAATCGCCTGGGTACGTAGCATTCCCGGGCACGGCGCCACGTTCGGCATCGACGTCCCGGTTCCCGACACGACCCCCTACACCGATGCAGCGCCGTCGGTGCCAGCAGAAGGAGAGCGGCGATGA
- a CDS encoding alpha/beta hydrolase: protein MGGFDGVATLVHLARGGQIGESHETPHTVIADVPHRTLRRYGTDDEVIAAVGTGRRPVLLIPPLAVSTSCYDLADGLSVVQFLLSTGRVPYVLDFGDMTRADRHLGFADFFDDIVPGAVAATVADFYGSADDPAAGTSRDSSAVDLLAWSIGGTISLLTAAANPDLPVASVVAVGTPLDYSKVPPYPLVKTLMKPVGTAPVTMALRALGGIPAPLVRLAYRGTAWQRELKKPGYILRNADDTDALTRMKAIDRFQETMPGYPGKVSEQMWENFIMRGELADGVLDFGGRVVDLAEVAVPVALFGSHRDAIVSWAAAHHGVGLLSGAPRVEFTTVETSHLGLIAGSAAVEQTWPRIDEFLTSVHAVRR, encoded by the coding sequence GTGGGTGGTTTCGACGGCGTCGCGACGCTGGTCCATCTGGCACGTGGTGGACAGATCGGCGAGTCCCACGAGACGCCGCACACGGTGATCGCCGACGTACCGCACCGCACGCTGCGGCGGTACGGCACCGACGACGAGGTGATCGCAGCCGTCGGCACGGGACGGCGGCCGGTGCTGCTGATCCCGCCGCTCGCGGTGTCCACATCGTGCTACGACCTCGCCGACGGGCTGTCGGTGGTGCAGTTTCTCCTGTCGACCGGCCGGGTTCCGTACGTGCTCGACTTCGGCGACATGACCCGCGCCGACCGGCACCTCGGGTTCGCCGACTTCTTCGACGACATCGTCCCCGGGGCCGTCGCTGCGACCGTCGCAGACTTCTACGGCAGCGCCGACGACCCGGCCGCCGGAACGTCGCGGGATTCCTCAGCAGTCGATCTGCTCGCGTGGAGTATCGGCGGGACGATCAGCCTGTTGACCGCTGCCGCGAACCCAGACCTGCCGGTGGCGTCGGTCGTCGCGGTCGGGACGCCTCTCGATTACTCCAAAGTCCCGCCGTATCCGCTGGTCAAGACGCTGATGAAACCGGTCGGCACCGCGCCGGTGACGATGGCGCTGCGAGCGCTCGGCGGGATCCCCGCGCCGCTGGTCCGCCTCGCCTATCGGGGCACGGCCTGGCAGCGCGAACTCAAGAAGCCGGGCTACATCCTGCGCAACGCCGACGACACCGACGCGCTGACCCGGATGAAGGCCATCGACCGTTTCCAGGAGACGATGCCCGGCTATCCAGGCAAGGTGTCCGAGCAGATGTGGGAGAACTTCATCATGCGCGGGGAACTCGCCGACGGGGTGCTCGACTTCGGCGGACGGGTTGTCGACCTCGCCGAGGTCGCGGTACCGGTCGCGCTGTTCGGCAGTCACCGCGACGCGATCGTCAGCTGGGCCGCCGCCCACCACGGGGTGGGGCTGCTCTCCGGGGCGCCGCGCGTCGAGTTCACCACGGTGGAGACCAGCCATCTGGGATTGATCGCCGGGTCCGCTGCGGTCGAGCAGACGTGGCCCCGCATCGACGAGTTCTTGACGTCGGTGCACGCAGTTCGTAGATGA
- a CDS encoding type 1 glutamine amidotransferase domain-containing protein codes for MAEELNGTTIAFLVAQEGAEQVELTEPWKSVEACGGKPVLVSTDSGTVQAFNHLDKADTFPVDTPLEDARVMDFDALVLPGGVANPDFLRTSEPAVRFVRSFFDAGKPVAAICHAPWTLIEADVVRGRTLTSFPSVRTDVINAGGTWVDEEVVTCRDGDNVLITSRKPDDLAAFNAAIVAEFARTNVAS; via the coding sequence ATGGCCGAAGAACTGAACGGCACCACCATCGCTTTCCTGGTCGCCCAGGAGGGCGCCGAGCAGGTCGAACTCACCGAACCGTGGAAGTCGGTCGAGGCGTGCGGCGGCAAGCCCGTCCTGGTGTCCACCGACTCCGGCACGGTGCAGGCGTTCAACCACCTCGACAAGGCCGACACCTTCCCCGTCGACACCCCTCTCGAGGACGCCCGCGTGATGGACTTCGACGCGCTGGTCCTGCCGGGCGGTGTCGCGAACCCGGATTTCCTGCGAACCTCGGAGCCCGCCGTCCGCTTCGTGCGCAGCTTCTTCGATGCCGGCAAGCCGGTCGCGGCCATCTGCCACGCGCCCTGGACCCTGATCGAGGCCGACGTTGTCCGCGGCCGCACCCTCACGTCGTTCCCGAGTGTGCGCACCGACGTCATCAACGCCGGCGGCACCTGGGTCGACGAGGAGGTCGTGACATGCCGCGACGGGGACAACGTGCTGATCACCAGCCGCAAGCCCGACGACCTCGCCGCCTTCAACGCCGCGATCGTCGCCGAGTTCGCGCGCACGAACGTCGCGAGCTGA
- a CDS encoding maleylpyruvate isomerase family mycothiol-dependent enzyme gives MAEGTLTRAIDDFTAGAEHLTRLVDLIADDRWDGPGLGEWSLRSLVGHASRSLTTVVTYLAEPGGDVELTSTAAYFASIRGYGDPASVRQRGVDAGLSLGNDPRAGVRERRAQAVDALAGTGDRPLTTPFGGIMLSDYLPTRTFELAVHGLDISRAIGSDLPLPAEVLASALSTAAATALLTGQGEQALLTLTGRESAPLSVV, from the coding sequence ATGGCAGAGGGAACACTGACACGTGCGATCGACGACTTCACGGCCGGTGCCGAGCATCTGACGCGGTTGGTGGACCTGATCGCCGACGATCGCTGGGACGGACCCGGTCTCGGCGAATGGTCGTTGCGATCGCTCGTCGGACACGCGAGCAGATCGCTGACGACGGTCGTCACCTACCTGGCCGAGCCCGGTGGTGATGTCGAATTGACCTCGACCGCGGCCTATTTCGCATCGATCCGCGGTTACGGAGACCCCGCGTCGGTCCGACAGCGAGGAGTGGACGCCGGGCTGTCCCTGGGGAACGATCCGCGCGCCGGGGTCCGGGAGCGGCGCGCACAGGCCGTCGACGCCCTTGCGGGAACGGGGGATCGGCCCCTGACGACGCCGTTCGGCGGCATCATGCTGTCCGATTACCTGCCCACCCGGACCTTCGAACTCGCGGTGCACGGTCTCGACATCTCGCGGGCGATCGGTTCCGATCTCCCGCTGCCGGCCGAGGTGCTGGCGTCAGCGCTGTCGACGGCGGCCGCCACCGCACTGCTCACCGGTCAGGGCGAGCAGGCGTTGCTCACCCTGACCGGCAGGGAATCTGCACCGTTGTCCGTCGTTTGA
- a CDS encoding OPT family oligopeptide transporter, translating to MATAPPATANLRELTLRGAVLGGIITLVFTAANVYLGLKVGLTFATAIPAAVISMSILRYFANHSVVENNIVQTIASAAGTLSAIIFVIPGLVIIGWWTGFPYWITVAVCAIGGILGVMYSIPLRRALVTGSDLPYPEGVAAAEVLKVGDSAGGAAENKAGLRTIVIGSLASAGFALLTKLQVLSDSISTTIRIGTGGTLFSAGLSMSLIGIGHLVGITVGIAMLVGVVISYVVLLPIETQGRTAGEDFGDAVSSIFANDVRLIGAGAIAIAAVWTLIKVIGPIVRGIRAAMVSSRSRREGFTVDITERDMPINIVGGSILVLLIPIGILLWDFVRDTVLEGSATGIIVVSIVFVFVIGLAVASVCGYMAGLIGSSNSPISGVGILVVLIAALLVKLTFGPADDSQTDALIAYTLFTAAVVFGVATISNDNLQDLKTGQLVGATPWKQQVALIIGVLFGSAVIPPILQLMYEAFGFVGAPGATEDALAAPQAGLLTTLAQGVLGADLNWGLVGIGALIGAVVIVIDELLDRAGRFRLPPLAVGMGMYLPMSVVLIIPIGAFIGHYYNRWAERSGGAVEHKKRMGVLLATGLIVGEALFGVVFAGIVAATGDDSALAIVGDGFGTWAQILGVIVFAATIALLYDRVRKIATASGTSSTTAGTPKD from the coding sequence ATGGCGACTGCGCCTCCGGCCACGGCGAACCTGCGAGAACTGACGCTCCGAGGTGCCGTCCTCGGTGGCATCATCACGCTGGTCTTCACGGCCGCCAACGTGTACCTCGGACTCAAGGTGGGCCTCACGTTCGCCACCGCGATCCCGGCCGCCGTCATCTCGATGAGCATTCTGCGGTACTTCGCCAACCACTCGGTGGTCGAGAACAACATCGTCCAGACGATCGCGTCCGCCGCCGGCACGCTGTCGGCGATCATCTTCGTCATACCCGGTCTGGTCATCATCGGATGGTGGACGGGCTTCCCGTACTGGATCACGGTGGCGGTGTGCGCGATCGGCGGAATCCTCGGCGTCATGTACTCGATCCCGCTACGACGCGCGCTGGTCACCGGCTCCGACCTGCCCTACCCGGAAGGCGTTGCGGCAGCAGAGGTACTAAAGGTCGGCGATTCCGCGGGCGGTGCCGCGGAGAACAAGGCCGGCCTGCGCACGATCGTCATCGGTTCGCTCGCGTCGGCCGGTTTCGCCCTGCTCACCAAACTCCAGGTCCTCAGCGATTCGATCTCGACGACGATCAGGATCGGCACGGGCGGAACGTTGTTCAGTGCCGGGTTGTCGATGTCGCTGATCGGCATCGGCCATCTCGTCGGGATCACCGTGGGCATCGCCATGCTCGTCGGGGTGGTGATCTCCTACGTCGTACTGCTGCCCATCGAGACCCAGGGGCGCACGGCGGGGGAGGATTTCGGCGACGCCGTCAGCTCGATCTTCGCCAACGACGTGCGACTCATCGGGGCCGGGGCGATCGCCATCGCGGCCGTCTGGACGCTGATCAAGGTCATCGGTCCGATCGTGCGGGGAATCCGGGCGGCCATGGTCTCCTCGCGATCGCGTCGGGAGGGGTTCACGGTCGACATCACCGAGCGGGACATGCCGATCAACATCGTCGGCGGCAGCATCCTCGTGCTGCTCATCCCGATCGGAATCCTGTTGTGGGACTTCGTGCGCGACACGGTTCTGGAGGGCAGTGCCACCGGGATCATCGTGGTCAGCATCGTCTTCGTGTTCGTCATCGGACTGGCGGTCGCGTCGGTGTGCGGGTACATGGCGGGCCTGATCGGGTCGTCGAACAGCCCCATCTCCGGCGTGGGCATCCTGGTGGTTCTCATCGCCGCACTGCTCGTGAAGCTGACCTTCGGGCCGGCGGACGACTCGCAGACCGACGCGCTCATCGCCTACACGTTGTTCACGGCCGCGGTCGTCTTCGGCGTCGCGACCATCTCCAATGACAACCTGCAGGACCTCAAGACCGGTCAACTCGTCGGGGCGACACCGTGGAAACAGCAGGTGGCGCTGATCATCGGCGTGCTGTTCGGGTCGGCCGTGATCCCGCCGATCCTGCAGCTGATGTACGAGGCCTTCGGGTTCGTCGGCGCGCCGGGTGCCACCGAGGACGCGCTCGCGGCGCCGCAGGCGGGTCTGCTGACGACCCTCGCGCAAGGGGTACTGGGGGCGGACCTGAACTGGGGACTCGTCGGAATCGGTGCCCTGATCGGCGCGGTGGTGATCGTGATAGACGAACTCCTCGATCGCGCAGGGCGTTTCCGGCTGCCGCCGCTGGCTGTCGGGATGGGCATGTACCTTCCGATGTCGGTGGTCCTGATCATCCCGATCGGCGCCTTCATCGGTCACTACTACAACCGCTGGGCCGAACGCAGCGGCGGCGCAGTGGAACACAAGAAGCGGATGGGTGTCCTGCTGGCCACCGGCCTGATCGTCGGCGAGGCGCTCTTCGGCGTGGTCTTCGCCGGCATCGTGGCGGCCACGGGCGACGACTCGGCGCTGGCGATCGTCGGCGACGGCTTCGGGACCTGGGCACAGATCCTCGGCGTCATCGTGTTCGCCGCGACCATCGCCCTCCTCTACGACCGTGTCCGCAAGATAGCGACCGCGAGCGGGACGTCGTCGACGACCGCCGGCACTCCGAAGGACTGA
- a CDS encoding TetR/AcrR family transcriptional regulator → MSEGKTEQSARTRALLIEAAEKLIALNGVAAVSSRQISKAAGQGNNYAVGHHFGSKDDLLRATLTSHNVPIERLRQKCLSEVGPDPGVRDWLRCLVGPEVEYLAQIGAPSYFARFFAQVSSDPSATALLYEETARSEVLMTILDRFYATLPTFPDDVLEVRNNLTRHMIVNALADIERAAEGGGTRTAPWQHERDLVVDALTGMWLAPAASR, encoded by the coding sequence ATGAGCGAAGGGAAGACGGAGCAGTCTGCCCGCACCCGTGCGCTGCTCATCGAGGCGGCCGAGAAACTGATTGCCCTGAACGGGGTCGCGGCCGTGTCCAGTCGCCAGATCAGCAAGGCGGCCGGTCAGGGCAACAACTATGCCGTCGGCCATCACTTCGGTTCCAAGGACGATCTCCTCCGCGCCACCCTGACGTCGCACAACGTCCCGATCGAGCGGCTTCGCCAGAAATGCCTGTCGGAGGTCGGACCCGACCCCGGGGTCCGCGACTGGCTCCGCTGCCTCGTCGGGCCCGAGGTCGAGTACCTCGCACAGATCGGTGCGCCGAGCTACTTCGCCCGGTTCTTCGCCCAGGTGTCGAGCGATCCGTCCGCGACCGCCCTGCTCTACGAGGAGACCGCGCGATCGGAGGTCCTCATGACGATCCTCGACCGGTTCTACGCCACCTTGCCGACCTTCCCCGACGACGTGCTCGAGGTGCGCAACAACCTGACGCGCCACATGATCGTCAACGCGCTCGCCGACATCGAACGGGCCGCCGAGGGCGGCGGGACTCGAACAGCCCCATGGCAGCACGAGCGCGACCTGGTCGTCGATGCGCTGACCGGGATGTGGCTCGCGCCGGCCGCCTCCCGGTGA
- a CDS encoding GMC oxidoreductase encodes MTGISPTRRTFLRAAAMTAAGSAAAAVTGAGPASGDPSRRIRRTREEHRVVIVGSGFGGGVAALRLAQAGVPVLLLERGRRWPTGPNSETFPRASSPDKRILWHESTPNLFGKPLSVEPYVGLFESVAGVNMTALSPAGLGGGSLVYQGMTLQPSEAVFNEHFPNALDWQLMNRVHYPRVARMLKVAVAPDSVVRSPQYLAPRQFAKRVRAEGLPLQKIPMPIDWGYAAAELRGEMKPAYTNGDGAIGVNNGGKHSVDVTYIREAEATGRVQVRTLHTVRQVSRRPDGRWSLEVERTDESGKVLEHNELIAGTLILSAGSVNTTKLLVKARATGTVPGLPDGVGHGWGTNADRIYTWTSPSIDFGTVQGGPVVFGSPNWSDPKSAFTVIQASLPPLPVYAGTTMMVGFGVSSGRGVISYDSAIGDSVIRWPHEGDSEIQTKHIDRTVRRIAGPDAVLTDTNAVFPSTWHALGGANMGAVCDLEGRVHGQRGLYVIDGALMPGNTAACNPSMTIAAVAERALDRIVARDVGTVI; translated from the coding sequence ATGACCGGGATATCACCGACGAGACGTACCTTCCTGCGAGCGGCGGCGATGACCGCGGCGGGTTCGGCGGCCGCGGCCGTCACCGGAGCCGGACCGGCGTCGGGAGATCCATCGCGACGTATCCGGCGGACACGCGAAGAGCATCGGGTGGTGATCGTCGGCTCGGGATTCGGCGGTGGCGTCGCGGCCCTCCGGCTCGCGCAAGCCGGCGTGCCGGTCCTGTTGCTCGAGCGGGGTCGGCGGTGGCCGACGGGTCCGAACTCGGAAACCTTCCCGCGTGCGTCGAGTCCGGACAAGCGGATCCTGTGGCACGAGTCGACCCCGAACCTCTTCGGCAAGCCGCTGAGCGTCGAACCCTATGTGGGACTGTTCGAGTCGGTCGCGGGCGTCAACATGACCGCACTCTCCCCGGCCGGCCTCGGCGGTGGTTCCCTTGTCTACCAGGGCATGACACTGCAACCGAGCGAGGCGGTGTTCAACGAGCACTTCCCGAACGCGCTCGACTGGCAACTGATGAACCGTGTGCACTACCCGCGGGTCGCGCGTATGCTGAAGGTCGCGGTGGCGCCCGATTCGGTGGTGCGTTCCCCGCAATACCTGGCACCGCGACAGTTCGCGAAACGAGTTCGGGCCGAGGGCCTTCCGCTGCAGAAGATCCCGATGCCGATCGACTGGGGGTATGCCGCGGCCGAGCTGCGTGGCGAGATGAAGCCCGCCTACACCAACGGCGACGGCGCCATCGGCGTGAACAACGGTGGCAAGCACAGCGTCGACGTCACCTATATCCGCGAGGCCGAGGCGACCGGGCGGGTTCAGGTCCGAACCCTGCACACCGTGCGGCAGGTCTCCCGCCGACCCGACGGCCGATGGTCCCTCGAGGTCGAACGCACCGACGAGTCCGGGAAAGTGTTGGAGCACAACGAACTGATCGCAGGGACACTCATCCTGTCGGCGGGCAGCGTGAACACGACCAAGCTGTTGGTGAAGGCGCGCGCGACCGGAACCGTGCCGGGCCTGCCCGACGGGGTGGGGCACGGATGGGGCACCAACGCCGACCGGATCTACACCTGGACCAGCCCCAGTATCGACTTCGGGACGGTACAGGGCGGACCGGTGGTCTTCGGCAGCCCCAACTGGAGTGATCCGAAGAGCGCGTTCACCGTCATCCAGGCATCGCTGCCGCCACTACCCGTGTACGCCGGGACCACGATGATGGTCGGCTTCGGGGTGAGCTCGGGACGTGGCGTCATCTCCTACGACTCGGCGATCGGAGACTCGGTGATCCGCTGGCCACACGAGGGCGATTCGGAGATCCAGACCAAGCACATCGACCGGACCGTGCGCCGGATCGCCGGACCCGACGCCGTCCTGACCGACACCAATGCGGTGTTCCCCTCGACCTGGCACGCGCTCGGCGGGGCCAACATGGGTGCGGTGTGCGACCTCGAGGGACGCGTCCACGGCCAGCGCGGGCTCTACGTCATCGACGGCGCACTCATGCCGGGCAACACCGCGGCCTGCAATCCGTCGATGACCATCGCGGCGGTCGCCGAGCGCGCTCTCGACCGGATCGTCGCCCGGGATGTCGGCACGGTCATCTGA
- a CDS encoding SDR family oxidoreductase: MSDHLQGKTIIITGAGGGFGKVIAEMCAAQGAHIVGVDIDADGLTVVADGITATGGSAVAHVADVTDMDQMKGAAAAAVDRFGAIDVIVNNAGVMPLAFFADHERAWEKWHRAIDINIKGVVNGISAVYDQMVAQGRGQVVNIASIYGNGGFEGSGVYSATKAAVTMLSDSLRIEAKGKIKVTTVKPTGVAGTNLASWIVNDRAIRGIVGQRAASYREHITELMQGTLPDELVDVDSVKYWLITPEDLARAVVHVIDQPWGISLSDVTVRASGEDYLY, translated from the coding sequence ATGTCTGATCATCTGCAGGGCAAGACCATCATCATCACCGGCGCCGGAGGCGGTTTCGGCAAGGTGATCGCGGAGATGTGCGCGGCACAGGGCGCTCACATCGTCGGTGTGGACATCGACGCCGACGGGCTCACCGTGGTCGCCGACGGCATCACCGCCACCGGCGGGTCGGCTGTCGCACACGTCGCCGACGTCACCGACATGGACCAGATGAAGGGCGCCGCGGCGGCGGCCGTCGACCGGTTCGGTGCGATCGACGTGATCGTCAACAACGCCGGGGTGATGCCGCTGGCGTTCTTCGCCGACCACGAGCGGGCCTGGGAGAAGTGGCACCGGGCCATCGACATCAACATCAAGGGCGTCGTGAACGGCATCTCGGCGGTGTACGACCAGATGGTCGCGCAGGGCCGGGGTCAGGTGGTCAACATCGCGTCGATCTACGGCAACGGCGGCTTCGAGGGCTCGGGTGTCTACAGCGCGACCAAGGCCGCCGTGACGATGCTGTCGGACTCCTTACGCATCGAGGCCAAGGGCAAGATCAAGGTGACGACGGTCAAACCGACCGGCGTGGCCGGCACCAACCTGGCGAGCTGGATCGTCAACGACCGCGCGATCCGCGGGATCGTCGGGCAACGTGCGGCGTCGTACCGCGAGCACATCACGGAGCTGATGCAGGGCACGCTGCCCGACGAGCTCGTCGACGTCGACTCGGTGAAGTACTGGCTGATCACCCCGGAGGATCTCGCCCGGGCGGTCGTGCATGTCATCGACCAGCCGTGGGGCATCAGTCTGTCCGACGTGACGGTCCGGGCCAGCGGCGAGGACTACCTGTACTGA